The Stomoxys calcitrans chromosome 3, idStoCalc2.1, whole genome shotgun sequence genome includes a region encoding these proteins:
- the LOC106083840 gene encoding T-box protein H15: MLIGSHPYLCNAAAGGVMQPNNGAAVATANPTTTTTNSKAAAGSATDFSIAAIMAREDASSRESSVRSASPISIEDEVDVDVVDCSDSEEPPTKARRLNNSTCSTSSTGNISQTRLNNSTTSSVGRSTPPQSPASDIDGERSSPEPAPKAPKIVGSCNCDDLKPVQCHLETKELWDRFHDLGTEMIITKTGRRMFPTVRVSFSGPLRQIQPADRYAVLIDIIPMDSKRYRYAYHRSAWLVAGKADPAPPARLYAHPDSPFSCEALRKQVISFEKVKLTNNEMDKNGQIVLNSMHRYQPRIHLVRLSHGQSIPANPKELLEMDHKTYVFPETVFTAVTAYQNQLITKLKIDSNPFAKGFRDSSRLTDFDRDPMEALLLEQQLRSPLRLFPDPLMQQFAAQQGADPASMAIFEKARQHLQMFGGNSPYAQLMMPQMYAQQAPPPPGLGAFHMFQQQWPQLTAGFLASANQQAVAQAAHAQAAAQAQAQAQAQAQAQAAAVAAAAANRTPPPPPTASTPSSTSSGSPSPDMRPRQFQRFSPYQVPQHPSQPRSPSNH, encoded by the exons ATGTTGATCGGTTCACATCCTTACCTGTGCAATGCCGCCGCTGGAGGCGTCATGCAACCCAATAATGGGGCCGCAGTGGCCACAGCAAATCCTACCACCACCACGACCAACAGCAAAGCAGCCGCCGGCTCGGCTACAGACTTTTCCATAGCAGCCATTATGGCCAGAGAGGATGCCTCCAGCCGGGAATCATCAGTCCGAAGTGCCA GTCCCATTTCCATTGAGGATGAAGTCGATGTGGATGTGGTGGACTGCAGCGATTCCGAAGAGCCCCCCACCAAAGCCCGCCGTCTCAATAACTCTACATGTAGTACAAGCAGCACTGGCAATATATCACAGACCCGTCTCAATAACAGCACCACCTCGAGTGTGGGCCGCTCCACACCACCACAGTCGCCGGCCAGTGACATCGATGGCGAACGTTCCTCCCCCGAACCCGCACCAAAGGCCCCCAAAATTGTGGGGTCCTGCAATTGCGATGATCTCAAGCCCGTGCAATGCCATTTGGAGACCAAGGAGCTGTGGGATCGTTTCCACGACTTGGGCACAGAGATGATTATCACCAAGACTGGCAG ACGCATGTTTCCCACAGTTCGAGTCAGCTTTTCGGGTCCCCTGAGGCAGATACAACCGGCCGATCGCTATGCCGTCCTCATCGACATCATACCCATGGATTCGAAGCGGTATCGCTATGCCTACCACAGATCAGCTTGGCTGGTAGCCGGCAAAGCTGATCCCGCTCCACCGGCCAGGCTTTATGCCCATCCCGACAGTCCATTTAGCTGTGAAGCTTTGCGCAAGCAGGTCATATCCTTCGAAAAGGTTAAATTGACCAACAATGAAATGGATAAAAATGGGCAG ATTGTTTTAAATTCTATGCACCGTTATCAGCCACGCATCCATTTGGTTCGACTGAGTCATGGACAAAGCATTCCCGCAAATCCCAAAGAACTACTGGAAATGGACCACAAGACATATGTGTTTCCCGAGACAGTGTTCACGGCTGTGACTGCATACCAGAATCAACTGATAACCAAGCTGAAGATTGACTCCAACCCCTTTGCCAAAGGATTTCGAGACTCTTCGCGGCTCACGGACTTTGACCGCGATCCCATGGAGGCTTTGCTGCTGGAACAGCAACTCAGATCCCCACTGAGGCTATTCCCAGATCCGCTTATGCAGCAGTTCGCCGCCCAGCAGGGGGCGGACCCCGCATCCATGGCCATTTTCGAGAAGGCTCGACAACATTTGCAAATGTTCGGCGGCAACTCGCCCTATGCCCAGCTGATGATGCCACAAATGTACGCCCAGCAGGCTCCTCCACCTCCCGGCCTGGGAGCCTTTCATATGTTCCAGCAACAGTGGCCTCAACTAACCGCCGGCTTTTTAGCCTCTGCCAATCAACAAGCCGTCGCTCAGGCAGCCCATGCGCAAGCAGCAGCCCAGGCTCAGGCTCAGGCTCAGGCCCAAGCGCAGGCGCAGGCAGCTGCTGTGGCAGCGGCGGCCGCCAACCGCACTCCTCCCCCGCCACCGACAGCCTCAACGCCCTCATCTACCTCCTCGGGCTCACCGTCGCCCGACATGAGACCCCGACAATTTCAACGGTTTAGCCCGTACCAAGTACCACAGCATCCCTCACAGCCCCGCAGTCCCTCGAACCACTAA